The segment TGTGAGATCCCCGAGATCCGCCGCCGCAGCCGGAGGTCACCGCGTACGCCCCGCGCCCCCTGCCGGTCCGGCCTGCTGCCGATGGGCAGGGACCGCGGCCTCCGTCGGGGCCTGCTGTCCGGGAGCTGCGGCGGCGGGTGTCGTGACGGAGCGGGAGCGCCATGAGCCGACGGGGCGCGCAGCCCTGGCGGCCAGGTCGGCGGCCTCGACCTCCCGCCGCCGGTCAGCCTTCCACGCGGTCATCCAGCGGCGGACCTCGGTGTCCAGGGCGGTGCCCCCGAACCCCTCAGCGACCAGCCGACTGCGAACGCGCTGCTCCTCGGCGGCGGCCCGGCCCCGGCCGGCGGCGCGAACGAAACCTTCCGCACTGCGGGGCTCCGGGACCTCTGCGACGGCAACCAACTCCGGGGGCTCGGCGGCCAGCTGCTCCCGCAGCCGGGCAGTCTCCTCGGCTTCGGCGGCCCGTGCGGCCCGGATCCGGTCCCGGCGACCGTTCTCCTCGGCGGCTTCGTCATACACGGCGTCAATGGCGGCCTGACGCTCCGCGGCGGCCTGGGTGGCAGTCCGGCCGCAGCGGGCAGACGGCGGCTCAACCACGCAGGCAACGCTCTGCCCAGGCCTGCCTGACGGGCCGGCCGCCCCGCGCCATGCAGCACCTGCGCGAAGTCAGCGACCGGGCCGGACAGCAACGTCCGCCAGCCCGGGAGCGGCTCAACGCAAGAGGCGTTTTCGGACCTTTCCTGACTAATTAAGGGCTTTGGGTCGAGCGGACCGGGTGAACCTCCCTACGTTATTACGCTCCGTACTCATTTGATTGCGGATGGTGAATGTAAGGATGTCCGATCAGGTGGAGTCGACGGAGCAGGACCGGTTGGAGCGGCTGCGGGGGCTGTTGTCGGGAAAGCGGGCCGAGGAGCGGGCGGGGCGGGCACTGACGCTGGGGCAGGGTGCCTACAGCAACGTGCTGCTGGGGGCGCTGCTGCATGGTGCGGACCGGTTGCGGCAGGGGAAGGCGCCTACGGATCTGGAGCGGATCCTGCTGGAGGTGGCGGGGGAGCAGTTGTCGGCCTCGGAGACGCGGGAGTGGGGTCGTGTGTACCGGGAGGAGGTCACCGCTCAGGGCGGGAAGGTGGCGGTGCTGCCGGAGAGGATCACGCGCCTGCCGGTGGACCAGGGCTACGCTTTGGCGGATCTCAAGAGGGATTTCGCCGGTCTTCAGGCCGAGGCGCTGGCAGCTGCGAACGTGCAGATCATGTCTCCTGCCGCGGTGGCGGCGGGAGAGCCCGAGGATCCGGCGTTCGTCGAAGCGATGGCCCAGACCGGGTTCGCGGTTACGGCCTTCGGTGACCTCACCGAACCCCTGGCCGCCGGCGCCACCGAGGCGACCGACACCGGGCAGGTCGAGGAGGCGCCGGCCGACAGCGGTGAGAGCCCGGAGGGCTCCAGCGCGGCAGCCCCGTTCCGGGTGAGGCTGGAGATGGACAGCTTCTACGTCAACCGGGCTGTGGGGGACCAGGGCGGCGGCAAGGATGAGATCTACTGGACCGCTGCCACCGGAGTCGGGGACAGCGGCCGGGGCCAGACCTTCCTCTCGGAGGAGTTCGGAGCCGTCAAGAAGGGCCAGACCCGGTCCTTCAACTCCGCCCGGAAGGTCTTCTTCGAGGGGTCGTCCAGCGGTTTCGTCGGGACGACGATCTGCTGCTGGGAGGCCGACCAGAGCAACGCGAAGTGGTTCGACGAGCTCCAGAGGGCGCTGCTCAGGGCCATCGATGAAATCGACAAATATGTCATGGCCCTTGACTTCATGGGCTTTATGCCCACTTGGGCGTCGGTTGCCTGGGAGCTCGGGAAGTACTTCACCACCTTCATGCACGTCTGGCGCAACTACGACGACCTCTCCTGCGTCCGTACCATCGGCCTGGACCGCCAGGACCTGGCCGTCCTGGCTCACCGCGGCCAGACCGCCTGGCACTTCAACGGCGACGGCCACCACGAGCTGCGGGTGAAGTCCACCGGCGACAAGGTGCCCTTCCCCACGGGAACCTCGAATACACCCTGCACACCGGCAACAACTGGAGCGCACCGGTCGCCCTGCCGTGGAAGAGCATCACACCACCCGCCCTGGCCTCGTACAACGGCAAGCTCTACGCCGCCTTCGTACGCGCCGAGCCCAACGACCAGGCGGTGATGTGGACCCGCCTGGAAAACGGGGTGTGGCGCAAGCCCGAACAGGTGGGCGGGGACCAGAGCTATCACGCCCCCGCCCTCAGCGTGGCCAAGGGCAGGCTGTACTACGCGGTCACCGGCAAGAACAACGCCCTGTACTGGCGCACCTTCACCGAGACCGGCAAATGGAGCGCGGTGGCGAGGATGCACGAGACGGAGCGGCCGGTCATGGCCCCGTCCCTGGCGGGGTTCCAGGATGAGATGTGGATGACGCATGTGCGCGACGGCGGGGTTCCCTGGCTCAATATCCACGACGGCAGCCGGTGGCACGGTGCCTACCAGGACACTCTGTGGTGGTTCGCCTCCAAGCCTGTCGGCATGGCCAACTGGGCCGGGTTCGTGTGGCGTGTGATGCGCCGCGAGGACGGCACGGTGCACGTCAGCCAGCACGGACCAACAGGCGGCTGGAGGAGCCTCGGTCAGGTCGGCGGCTGGCAAACCCGCAGCGGGATGGCCCTGGCCGGCCACCCCCGGGACAACTACCTGTGGATCCTGCTCCGTGACATGGACGGATATCTGAGGGCGTCCAGGTACACCGGCTCGTGGTCCTCCATTGACTACGTGAGCGGGGATAGGGCGATCAAACTCATGGACGAGCCGGCCGCCGCCGGCCACGACGGCAAGCTGTACGTCATGTACCGCCGCTAACCCCACCCGCCCACATTCCGGACGCACGGCGATGCGGCGCAAGCCCCACCGCGCCGCATCGCCCTGCCCGGCGGCTCTTCCAACGCCCGCGCTCCCGGGCCCGGCCCAGAGCGGCCACCAGGACCCATGCGAGGTCGTCGGAGTCGAGGTCCTCGGGATCCACCTCGCCGGACGACCCGTACCGTCCCTCCCCCACTAACCGCACCCGGCCGACCCGCTCACGGACGCCGAAGTCGCCACCGGAGGCACCACGTTCTATGTCGACGGAGCCACCAGCGAACTGCGCACCGGCGGCAACAGCGTCCCCGGCGTGAGGACGGTCATCGCACCCGGCGTGGCCATGCACGACGGCAAGGTGTACTGCATGTACCTCGGCCTGGACAACCAGCTGTACTGGTGCACCCGCAGCGAAGACGGGACCTGGAGCACACCCACCGGGATCGGCGGCTGGAACACCCGGCACAGCCCGGCCCTGGCCGCGGCCAACGGCACCCTCTACAGTGCCCATGTCGGGGTCGACGGGAGCATCTGGATCTCCACCTTCAACGGCCAAGGCTGGAACTACCCCGCCGCGCTCAGGGACGTGAAGACCAGCAGTGCCCCGGCACTGATCTCCCACAAGAACGCACTGCACTGCGCCTACCGCAGCGCCACCCGCGGCTCCACGGACCTCATCTGGCTGACCTCGTCCGCCGACGGCACCGAGTGGGCCCGGCCTCGCAACGGCTCGATGGCCACCTACGAAGCCCCGGCCCTGGGCTCCTACAAGGACAGGCTGCACCTTGCCTACCGCGACATCAGTGGCAACGTGCAATGGTGCGAACGGACCAGCGACGACTGGGGACCCCGCACCCAGATCCAGACCGGCGGCTACGGCGCCCCCTGCCTCGCCACCAACAGCGGCGGCCTCAACGCCTTCTTCGTCGAGTAGCCACCCATAGGGGCTTGCGGTGCCGGGACAGCACAACCCCGGCACCGCAAGCCCCCACACCACCGACAGCACCCCGGCGAGCCGCTGCCACCAGCCCCGCCGCTCCACTCCCCCGTCTCCCCCGTCAGCGGCCGGACTCTGTCTACACGGCCGCGGTTCGGGGGTGTCTTCGAGGCCGCCGCGATCAGCGGGGTGGCCCGAACGCGAGGAGTCGTCATGCCCGAGAACACCGTCACCGCACCGCTCGCCCCGATGGAGCCGGAGGGCGTCGCTGCGGGACCGGGAGCGCGTCTGACGGCGAGGGGCCGGTGGGCTCACCGTCGGTGGCGCGCGCTTCGAGGGCGGCGGCCGCGGCGTCGAGCTCCCGGCGCAGTTTCGGCCCGGGGGCCGGCTCGTCCGGCTCCGACCCGTACACAAGACGATCCATCCACCAGGCATCCACCCGGCCGGCGGCGCCGCCGGCCGGGCACACCCTCCCACCACGAGGCCAGGGCCGGGGCGGTGATGCGCAGGCCGCCTTCGGACGGGTGACCCTCGGGGCGGCCGGAATCAGGCGCGGGGACGGTAGACGCGCATGCGCTCTGCGACGGCCAGGCGGCCGCCCGACAGGATCATGGTTCGGGTGCCGCCGTGGCGGTAGCGCAGATCGGTGATCGCGACCAGACGGCCGCCCGCCAGGACCTGGTCCCCGACGCGCAGCTCGGTGGGCGGCACATCCACCGGCACCGTCCCTGGTCATTCGTGCACGCCTCCCGGCGCGCCAGCGTCCACGCCGGTCTGCGCCGGGTCAGCCTGTGCCGCCGGCTCGTGACCTGGCTGAAGAATTCTGCCGGAGCACACCATGGGCAGCAAGGTGGTCGTAGAACGCAGTCCACTACGCATCACGGCGCTCGGGATGCGGCCTGGAACTGGCAAGCCGCGCGGGCCGCACCGCGGGCGCAGGGTGGGTAAGGAGGGTGACTAACTGTTCGCGTACGCGGGCCGGGATGGCGGGTGCGAACCGGCGCAGATAGTGGTGGGTGTGGAGCTCGTTGTCTGCGAGGAAAGGGAAGTCGTCGGCGAGCAGGCGCCGGACGGCGAGGAGCGGGATGGGTGAGCGCAGGGGATGAAACGCCGGATTCCACAGACCGGGTTCTGTACATGCCGGGTGGAACTGGCCGATCATCAGCCCTGCGGCGACGAATTCGTCCTTGGCCTCGCGCTGCAGCTCGTTCAGGGCTGCGGGATCCGTTGGATCCAGTTGCGGCAGTGCCACCAGTAGCGTGAGGAGGTTCGCGTCTTGTTCTTGCAGTCCTTGTGCGAGCCGCTCGTATCGGTCGCGTAGCTGTGTCGCCAGGGTAGTCAGGTCCGGTGGCCGGCTGATGGTGGGGAGTGCGGCGAGGTGGAAGAGGTCTTTGCGTAGGGAGAGCGGGGTGTAGGGGCAGACGGGGCCGCTGCGGCCCAGGTCCTGGTGGCCGGATTGGAGGTATGTGCGACTCCACTCCAGGATCTCCTCCAGGTACCCGTACTGCGCGGGTACCTTGCCGCGGGCGACCTCGGCGGCCGACCACAGGAGAATACTCTCGTCGCCGATCACTGCGGATCCCTCCAGTACGGGAGCAGCACTGGCCCGTCGGGCAGGGTGATCGGGTCGCCGGCCGGGATGAAGCCGTTGCGGCGGCAGACGGCCTCGCCGCCGGGTGAGCTGGCCTCGCAGTACAGGGCGTGCCCTTGCTCGTCCAGGCGCGCGCTTAACTCCTCCACCAGGTCCGACAGAACCCCCCTGCGTTGGGCGTGGGGGCTGACGCCGGCGAAGGGCAGGTAGTAGTGCGGGCGGTGCCTGGGATGGTGGGCGGCTTGCGCGCGGGTGGCGGCCAGCAGTGCCGCCGCCCCTGGGCCCTGCCCCAGTACCCCGGCCAGGCGCTGTTCCACCTCCTCGGCCCTCGCCTCGACTGCTTCCCAGCCGCCCGGAGGAAACAGCAGCACCACCGCGTCCCAGCCCGGTGAGACGAGCACCTCACCGTGGTCGCGGGAAAGTTCCACGAAGACGCGGAAGAAGCCGGGCAGGATGCGCCTGCGCTCCGCGGGGTCCGGGAATGCCCAACAGGTCAGCGCATCGTCCTGGAAGGCATCTGCCAGCAGGGCGGCCAGCACGTCTGCCTCGGCGTCGGTGAGGGGACTCTTGTCGGGGCCGGCGGGTGCCCGGGCTGCGGCCGCCGCATCGTGTGCGGGTGCGGGGACCGAGGTGGGGCCTGGGTTGGCTGGACGGGCTGGGGGATGTGGTGGGCTGGACGGACGCGGGCTGGGACAACGCGTTGATCCTTTCAAGGGCTGATACGGATGCCTGGGCCAGCCAACGCGCCCCAGGATGGGGTGGCGGGGCCGGGCAGCCAACGCGCTGCACGGTGGCGGGCGCTGTACGGCACGGGGTCACTGTCATCGCGTGGTCGCGAAGTGCTCCACCCGGGTGTGCAGGCGGTCGAGGTAGTGCTCGGCTTCGGGCTTGATCAGGACGCTGCGCAGCACGCGGGCGCCGTCGGCGTCCTGCCGGGTGGCGGGGTGGCGCAGACGGAAGTCCTTCGCGTCGGTGCGTAGCACGCTGAGGAACATCGGGTCCTGGGCATCGTTCATGGCCGTGCGCATCAAGTGGTCGGACGCCGCGTCGATGTGGCTGAGCGCCGGCTGTTCGGTGGCGGGGAAGAAGGTAACGATGTCCAGCTGAGGCTTTTGGTAGACGTGCAGCACTTGCGAGTCCTCGATCAGCTGGGCCCAGTGCAGGGCGGCGCGGCGGCTGGAGCGCAGGCAGGCCCCCAGCCCCTGGGGTGTGAGCGGCAGTACCTGGAGAGTCAGCCACAGCGCTGCCGCGGCCGCGCCGGCCCGGGAGCACTCCAGGCTGATCTCGCCCAGGTGCAGGTCGGCGTCGGTGAAGTAGGTGTAGGGGGAG is part of the Streptomyces katrae genome and harbors:
- a CDS encoding DUF6875 domain-containing protein, with the protein product MIGDESILLWSAAEVARGKVPAQYGYLEEILEWSRTYLQSGHQDLGRSGPVCPYTPLSLRKDLFHLAALPTISRPPDLTTLATQLRDRYERLAQGLQEQDANLLTLLVALPQLDPTDPAALNELQREAKDEFVAAGLMIGQFHPACTEPGLWNPAFHPLRSPIPLLAVRRLLADDFPFLADNELHTHHYLRRFAPAIPARVREQLVTLLTHPAPAVRPARLASSRPHPERRDA